The Salvelinus alpinus chromosome 21, SLU_Salpinus.1, whole genome shotgun sequence genome has a segment encoding these proteins:
- the LOC139548184 gene encoding gap junction delta-2 protein-like yields the protein MGDWSILGRFLSEVQNHSTVIGKIWLTMLLIFRILLVTLVGDAVYSDEQSKFTCNTLQPGCNTVCYDTFAPVSHLRFWVFQIVLVSTPSIFYIVYVLHKIAKDKKLEVQKGQVMAERTSKKVFGQLVRKGLENMETGMSTYCPGYREEWGGQEGEGVEQSLLEEDYGEVGEDPTQLSSQVLLIYILHVLLRSVMEITFLLGQYYLFGFEVPQLYRCETYPCPTRTDCFVSRATEKTIFLNFMFSISVGCFVLNIAELHYLGWVYIFRVLCSACSTCFQPESHPVGLYNHHNPLLLQLKHSLRGRLVLQTPTPMAQEKAGGHLLTHVPAISFETNSTVECTSKRTPEERDRVKVKLANMELMGRIKKSWL from the coding sequence ACCCTGGTGGGGGACGCAGTGTACAGCGATGAGCAGTCCAAGTTCACCTGCAACACCCTGCAGCCCGGCTGCAACACCGTCTGCTATGACACCTTCGCCCCCGTCTCACACCTGCGCTTCTGGGTCTTCCAGATCGTCTTGGTCTCCACGCCGTCCATCTTCTACATCGTTTACGTCCTGCACAAGATCGCCAAGGATAAGAAGCTGGAGGTCCAGAAGGGGCAGGTGATGGCTGAGCGGACCTCCAAAAAGGTGTTTGGACAGCTGGTGAGGAAAGGGCTGGAGAACATGGAGACTGGTATGTCCACCTACTGCCCTGGATACAGAGAGGAGTGGGGTGGTCAGGAAGGGGAGGGGGTGGAGCAGAGCCTGCTAGAGGAGGACTatggagaggtaggggaggaccCAACTCAGCTGTCCAGCCAGGTGCTGCTAATATACATCCTGCATGTGCTGCTACGCTCCGTCATGGAGATCACCTTCCTGTTGGGGCAGTACTACCTGTTTGGCTTCGAGGTGCCCCAACTGTACCGCTGTGAGACCTACCCCTGCCCCACCCGCACAGACTGCTTTGTGTCACGTGCCACCGAGAAGACTATCTTTCTCAACTTCATGTTCAGCATTAGCGTGGGCTGCTTTGTGCTCAACATCGCAGAGCTGCACTACCTGGGCTGGGTCTACATCTTCCGCGTACTGTGCTCCGCTTGCTCCACCTGCTTCCAGCCCGAGAGCCACCCTGTGGGGCTGTACAACCACCACAACCCTCTGCTGCTGCAGCTCAAACACTCTCTGAGGGGCAGGCTGGTCCTGCAGACTCCCACGCCCATGGCCCAGGAGAAGGCTGGGGGCCACCTTCTCACTCACGTCCCAGCCATCTCCTTTGAGACCAACTCTACTGTGGAGTGCACCTCCAAGAGGACTCCGGAAGAAAGGGACCGGGTGAAGGTTAAACTGGCCAACATGGAGTTGATGGGAAGGATCAAGAAGTCTTGGCTGTGA